From the genome of Bombyx mori chromosome 16, ASM3026992v2, one region includes:
- the LOC105842680 gene encoding uncharacterized protein LOC105842680, which produces MGDTKRQNSQNNHHYGYFRLCQLNDPAIKTDQQKRILVKQDPSNAAYFQILMEKIGVGNNFYLLGCDIGILIAMELAAILEKNGFLGTIFCLGTTPEDVKPVIEQQLGAFSTEDQLQLGILKHIFTLLTGEVPSDLDETLYLHSSWNEKIDACIKIMADRITQTKQYVKALINFVYEIILSIKQYESSALPTLKSRVVILRSPGYSSTSSASSYVIEDISAPLCDAAKDVRCAAVINDNLSTEILKEFKTKNLCDIFVINFDDKYVRAY; this is translated from the exons ATGGGGGATACAAAAAGGCAAAACTCGCAAAACAACCATCACTACGGTTATTTTAGGCTATGTCAACTAAATGATCCAGCTATAAAAACTGACCAGCAAAAAAGAATACTCGTGAAACAAGATCCATCAAATGCTGCTTATTTTCAGATACTCATGGAAAAAATTGGTGTCGGTAACAATTTCTACTTGCTTGGGTGTGATATTGGAATTTTGATTGCGATGGAACTAGCTGCAATACTTGAGAAAAATG GTTTTTTGGGCACCATATTTTGTCTCGGAACTACACCAGAAGACGTCAAACCAGTAATTGAACAACAACTAGGCGCGTTCTCAACAGAAGACCAACTGCAGCTtggaattttaaaacatatttttacgcTACTAACTGGTGAAGTACCATCAGATTTAGATGAAACTCTGTACCTTCACTCTTCATGGAATGAAAAAATTGACGCTTGTATCAAAATAATGGCCGATCGTATAACACAAACAAAGCAATATGTGAAAGCGTTAATAAATTTCGTCTATGAAATAATTCTGAGCATCAAACAGTATGAATCTTCAGCTTTGCCAACACTGAAGTCTAGAGTCGTGATACTCCGCTCCCCAGGATATTCGTCAACTTCATCTGCATCATCATACGTAATTGAAGATATATCAGCACCACTTTGTGATGCTGCAAAAGATGTGCGATGTGCAGCCGTCATCAATGACAATTTGTCAACTGAAATattgaaagaattcaaaacgaaGAACCTATGTGATATCTTTGTGATAAATTTTGACGACAAGTACGTAAGGGCgtactaa